One genomic region from Magallana gigas chromosome 3, xbMagGiga1.1, whole genome shotgun sequence encodes:
- the LOC105338729 gene encoding protein mono-ADP-ribosyltransferase PARP12 isoform X1, producing MLHIFCLLRLAFLKSFGYLRSFQWLADMYGVPLGPLATSHFRRCDSKAQKSEGESANCRERQRYTKNEFDGNQESDYSEEEVFDNLVESGGLVSVSQYVKDNTYLNENFIQWLSKRRNQISVYKRHGTPLCIAPFEKNATICFEHSDGECTRLNCRHFHICKFYLNGVCRYGRRCYKSHGFFDDHNKQIIENLALDNFSEKEIRTIILCRYPQVCRNEACSLGEDCPYLHICYDFINNKCDDFGCERGHSFETPHNKWVLKVYKMDRWPKEKIVSMKVILNMPKTQNRIHYSSHSTQNGYDIQSDDLAYKEEMIEMTPKRKQRSANTPVPSEKYSFPTFSTETDDDADKKNICLGQLVGDCQRKNCDGHHIRLPYLWQIHFFGKWISFGDEENQTVEQRYCSLEKTANGQVIFNGNIYQIDIKFEEGYGTIVPKSRSISGRLNVRRLSTVSFATENTPVQRGSFHTQWRWHFLNDHQQWVLFDKDELQYTLERKYIAGQKSYLFTRKSNRFKYRINFPHSKQANLDSNTVRDIIRRPLFVPIADVCFQRYPQTLRVLFPDPHPPEWNALDMTHEFELIELEEKLPEFDGVKTAFFATLDQKIFNICNIYRIQNLALWNEFNMKKVNLEKTHAKKAGRLEERRLFHGTDSYDTCFGICTNNFDFRLSGKNATVFGKGSYFAVSAKYSHNYTKGPIHLMFQARVLIGSFAKGREDMTCPPIIKGAGHRRYDSCVDNTTCPSIFVIFDRNQCYPEYLIAYKDNCSMCEENRKNSNKRTPIGFGYNQKSYI from the exons ATGTTACAC ATCTTCTGCCTTTTGCGTCTGGCGTTTCTGAAGTCTTTTGGATATCTAAGGTCTTTTCAATGGCTTGCAG acATGTATGGTGTTCCGTTAGGGCCACTTGCAACTTCTCACTTTCGAAGATGCGACAGCAAAGCGCAAAAATCCGAAGGCGAAAGTGCTAA TTGTAGAGAAAGGCAGAGATACACAAAGAATGAATTTGATGGAAACCAGGAATCGGATTATTCAGAGGAAGAAGTGTTTGATAATCTTGTTGAATCTGGTGGTTTAGTAAGCGTGTCCCAATATGTGAAGGACAATACATATTTGAACGAAAACTTCATCCAGTGGCTTTCAAAACGCCGAAATCAAATTTCAGTATACAAAAGACATGGTACCCCCCTTTGTATTGCTCCGTTTGAAAAAAATGCAACAATATGTTTCGAACATAGTGATGGAGAATGTACTCGCTTGAATTGTCGACATTTCCATATTTGCAAGTTTTACCTTAATGGTGTTTGCAGATATGGCAGAAGATGCTATAAGAGTCACGGCTTTTTTGATGatcataataaacaaataatagaAAACCTCGCACTCGATAATTTTTCGGAAAAGGAAATTCGGACCATTATTTTATGCCGATACCCACAAGTCTGTCGCAATGAAGCATGTTCTTTGGGAGAAGATTGTCCATACCTCCATATTTGCTAcgattttataaataacaaatgTGATGATTTTGGCTGCGAAAGGGGACATAGTTTTGAGACTCCTCACAACAAATGGGTTCTTAAAGTGTATAAAATGGACCGATGGCCGAAAGAAAAAATAGTCTCGATGAAAGTCATTCTAAATATGCCCAAAACCCAAAATCGCATACATTATTCTAGTCATTCTACACAGAATGGCTATGATATCCAATCAGATGACCTGGCATACAAAGAAGAAATGATTGAAATGACACCAAAACGAAAGCAAAGAAGCGCTAACACTCCAGTTCCATCAG AAAAGTATTCATTTCCTACATTCAGCACTGAAACTGACGATGATGCcgacaagaaaaatatttgtctGGGACAGTTAGTAGGGGACTGTCAGAGAAAAAACTGCGATGGACATCATATCCGTCTTCCCTACTTGTGGCAAATTCACTTCTTCGGAAAATGGATCAGTTTTGGTGATGAAGAAAATCAAACAGTAGAGCAACGATACTGCAGTCTTGAAAAGACCGCAAATGGACAG GTTATCTTCAATGGAAATATATACCAAATTGACATAAAGTTTGAAGAAGGTTACGGTACAATCGTACCAAAATCCCGATCAATATCTGGTCGGTTGAATGTTCGACGACTTTCTACAGTGTCCTTCGCCACGGAAAATACTCCAGTACAAAGAGGGTCATTTCATACTCAGTGGAGGTGGCACTTTCTTAATGACCATCAACAGTGGGTGCTCTTTGATAAG GATGAACTCCAGTACACTTTGGAGAGAAAATATATCGCTGGACAGAAGAGTTATTTGTTCACCAGAAAAAGTAATCGATTCAAATACAGAATCAATTTTCCTCATTCGAAACAAGCAAACCTTGATTCGAACACAGTCCGCGATATTATAAGACGACCTCTATTCGTGCCTATAGCTGACGTGTGTTTCCAGCGATA TCCTCAAACGTTAAGAGTCCTCTTTCCTGACCCACATCCTCCAGAATGGAATGCATTAGACATGACGCACGAGTTTGAACTGATTGAGCTAGAGGAAAAGCTTCCAGAATTTGATGGCGTTAAGACAGCTTTTTTCGCCACGTTagatcagaaaatttttaatatttgcaacATTTATCGCATTCAGAATCTGGCGCTTTGGAATGAGTTCAACAT GAAAAAGGTAAATCTAGAAAAAACTCATGCAAAGAAAGCTGGGAGACTTGAGGAAAGACGCCTTTTTCATGGTACCGATTCTTACGACACCTGTTTTGGGATATGCACGAACAACTTCGATTTCCGTTTAAGCGGCAAAAATGCAACCGTGTTCGGGAAGGGCTCTTATTTTGCTGTTTCAGCTAAATATAGTCACAACTACACAAAAGGTCCTATTCATTTGATGTTTCAAGCCCGGGTCCTGATAGGAAGCTTCGCAAAAGGAAGAGAAGATATGACCTGTCCTCCCATTATCAAGGGAGCAGGCCACAGACGATACGATTCATGTGTTGATAATACTACTTGTCCATCAATATTTGTTATCTTCGACAGAAATCAATGTTATCCGGAATATCTGATTGCTTATAAGGACAACTGCAGCATGTGTGAAGAGAATCGTAAAAACAGTAATAAACGCACACCTATTGGTTTTGGGTACAACCAAAAGTCGTacatatga
- the LOC136274038 gene encoding uncharacterized protein — protein MNPRQQPARFRGRYTRPGPPRGGRGFKPRTPQREEYSSPGAGYSMPPCNQRDFYYNPQSQQTPVYQQAFNYGQYSASGPCPQVVPPYVQPHPFLPQPMNHYQQITPPPYLPPTVSNIHSSYTQDVHEARKPIQGNATISERDPVEFLSELRPLTTFLEKTTTSGHICFAVEVDGREFKGYGLTKIGAKQNAAIDALRHTFNIVCTNTVDSDSDNESIASEVSNADSIANPRQTRTIQRFSDVQDEMEKNVFTFLVKECGGCTSTAIFKEKFNGLREDFDEWILNRKTILAVYKKAGKATYIAPLFKGAKVCCFYGGNKSCRNQTCWHFHICKFDLFGRCKKGIKCRFEHNFETGNNKDIKFRLGLDEFSDREIKIILQCRYPQVCPASQCEAPTPFDCPFLHTCFNFLKNKCKDSKCEKGHTLSDRHNKWVLSVYGMKKWSEEKLNPLIGLRKIPNDDTKIVHVSPDEEHDLASDFESFLVENEAEGEDDKNVDVYNGVGHRLKLK, from the exons ATGAACC CACGCCAACAACCTGCCAGATTTAGAGGACGTTATACAAGGCCCGGCCCACCACGTGGTGGTCGGGGGTTCAAACCCAGAACACCGCAGAGAGAAGAGTACAGTAGCCCTGGCGCGGGATATAGCATGCCCCCTTGTAACCAAAGAGATTTCTACTACAATCCTCAATCCCAACAGACGCCAGTTTATCAACAAGCCTTCAACTACGGACAGTATTCAGCATCGGGACCGTGTCCGCAAGTGGTGCCACCATATGTTCAGCCGCACCCTTTCCTCCCTCAACCAATGAATCATTATCAGCAAATTACACCACCCCCTTATTTGCCACCAACAGTATCAAATATACACTCTAGTTACACACAAGATGTACACGAGGCAAGGAAACCAATACAAG GAAATGCAACCATATCTGAGAGGGATCCTGTTGAATTTTTGTCGGAACTACGACCGCTGACAACTTTTCTTGAGAAAACTACAACTTCGGGTCATATATGTTTCGCTGTTGAAGTTGACGGTCGCGAATTTAAAGGCTATGGCTTGACTAAGATAGGGGCCAAACAAAATGCAGCAATTGATGCCTTAAGACATACGTTCAATATCGTCTGTACAAACACAG tgGACTCGGATTCTGACAACGAGAGCATTGCCAGTGAAGTTTCAAACGCAGACAGCATAGCAAATCCTAGACAGACCAGAACAATTCAGAGGTTCTCGGATGTTCAAGACGAAATGGAAAAAAACGTATTCACCTTTCTTGTCAAAGAATGTGGTGGCTGCACTAGTACtgcaatatttaaagaaaaattcaatggCCTTCGGGAAGATTTCGATGAGTGGATATTGAATAGAAAAACCATATTGGCTGTTTACAAGAAAGCTGGAAAGGCAACTTACATTGCCCCTCTCTTTAAAGGTGCCAAGGTTTGCTGTTTTTATGGAGGTAACAAATCTTGTAGGAATCAAACCTGCTGGCATTTTCATATATGCAAGTTTGATCTTTTTGGGCGCTGTAAAAAGGGTATAAAATGTCGGTTTGAGCATAATTTCGAAACAGGAAATAACAAAGACATTAAGTTTAGATTGGGCCTTGATGAATTTTCGGATagagaaatcaaaataattctgCAATGTAGATATCCTCAAGTATGCCCTGCCTCGCAATGTGAAGCACCAACTCCATTTGATTGTCCGTTTCTTCACacttgtttcaattttttaaaaaacaaatgtaaggATTCGAAGTGTGAAAAAGGTCATACATTGTCAGATCGTCACAATAAGTGGGTTCTATCTGTTTATGGAATGAAAAAATGGTCAGAAGAAAAACTAAACCCTCTGATTGGTTTGCGGAAAATACCTAATGATGATAcaaaaatagtacatgtatctcctGATGAAGAACACGATCTGGCATCGGATTTTGAGTCCTTTTTGGTAGAGAACGAAGCAGAAGGAGAGGATGACAAAAATGTGGATGTTTATAATGGTGTAGGTCACAGGTTGAAACTAAAATGA
- the LOC105338729 gene encoding protein mono-ADP-ribosyltransferase PARP12 isoform X2, with protein sequence MACSCRERQRYTKNEFDGNQESDYSEEEVFDNLVESGGLVSVSQYVKDNTYLNENFIQWLSKRRNQISVYKRHGTPLCIAPFEKNATICFEHSDGECTRLNCRHFHICKFYLNGVCRYGRRCYKSHGFFDDHNKQIIENLALDNFSEKEIRTIILCRYPQVCRNEACSLGEDCPYLHICYDFINNKCDDFGCERGHSFETPHNKWVLKVYKMDRWPKEKIVSMKVILNMPKTQNRIHYSSHSTQNGYDIQSDDLAYKEEMIEMTPKRKQRSANTPVPSEKYSFPTFSTETDDDADKKNICLGQLVGDCQRKNCDGHHIRLPYLWQIHFFGKWISFGDEENQTVEQRYCSLEKTANGQVIFNGNIYQIDIKFEEGYGTIVPKSRSISGRLNVRRLSTVSFATENTPVQRGSFHTQWRWHFLNDHQQWVLFDKDELQYTLERKYIAGQKSYLFTRKSNRFKYRINFPHSKQANLDSNTVRDIIRRPLFVPIADVCFQRYPQTLRVLFPDPHPPEWNALDMTHEFELIELEEKLPEFDGVKTAFFATLDQKIFNICNIYRIQNLALWNEFNMKKVNLEKTHAKKAGRLEERRLFHGTDSYDTCFGICTNNFDFRLSGKNATVFGKGSYFAVSAKYSHNYTKGPIHLMFQARVLIGSFAKGREDMTCPPIIKGAGHRRYDSCVDNTTCPSIFVIFDRNQCYPEYLIAYKDNCSMCEENRKNSNKRTPIGFGYNQKSYI encoded by the exons ATGGCTTGCAG TTGTAGAGAAAGGCAGAGATACACAAAGAATGAATTTGATGGAAACCAGGAATCGGATTATTCAGAGGAAGAAGTGTTTGATAATCTTGTTGAATCTGGTGGTTTAGTAAGCGTGTCCCAATATGTGAAGGACAATACATATTTGAACGAAAACTTCATCCAGTGGCTTTCAAAACGCCGAAATCAAATTTCAGTATACAAAAGACATGGTACCCCCCTTTGTATTGCTCCGTTTGAAAAAAATGCAACAATATGTTTCGAACATAGTGATGGAGAATGTACTCGCTTGAATTGTCGACATTTCCATATTTGCAAGTTTTACCTTAATGGTGTTTGCAGATATGGCAGAAGATGCTATAAGAGTCACGGCTTTTTTGATGatcataataaacaaataatagaAAACCTCGCACTCGATAATTTTTCGGAAAAGGAAATTCGGACCATTATTTTATGCCGATACCCACAAGTCTGTCGCAATGAAGCATGTTCTTTGGGAGAAGATTGTCCATACCTCCATATTTGCTAcgattttataaataacaaatgTGATGATTTTGGCTGCGAAAGGGGACATAGTTTTGAGACTCCTCACAACAAATGGGTTCTTAAAGTGTATAAAATGGACCGATGGCCGAAAGAAAAAATAGTCTCGATGAAAGTCATTCTAAATATGCCCAAAACCCAAAATCGCATACATTATTCTAGTCATTCTACACAGAATGGCTATGATATCCAATCAGATGACCTGGCATACAAAGAAGAAATGATTGAAATGACACCAAAACGAAAGCAAAGAAGCGCTAACACTCCAGTTCCATCAG AAAAGTATTCATTTCCTACATTCAGCACTGAAACTGACGATGATGCcgacaagaaaaatatttgtctGGGACAGTTAGTAGGGGACTGTCAGAGAAAAAACTGCGATGGACATCATATCCGTCTTCCCTACTTGTGGCAAATTCACTTCTTCGGAAAATGGATCAGTTTTGGTGATGAAGAAAATCAAACAGTAGAGCAACGATACTGCAGTCTTGAAAAGACCGCAAATGGACAG GTTATCTTCAATGGAAATATATACCAAATTGACATAAAGTTTGAAGAAGGTTACGGTACAATCGTACCAAAATCCCGATCAATATCTGGTCGGTTGAATGTTCGACGACTTTCTACAGTGTCCTTCGCCACGGAAAATACTCCAGTACAAAGAGGGTCATTTCATACTCAGTGGAGGTGGCACTTTCTTAATGACCATCAACAGTGGGTGCTCTTTGATAAG GATGAACTCCAGTACACTTTGGAGAGAAAATATATCGCTGGACAGAAGAGTTATTTGTTCACCAGAAAAAGTAATCGATTCAAATACAGAATCAATTTTCCTCATTCGAAACAAGCAAACCTTGATTCGAACACAGTCCGCGATATTATAAGACGACCTCTATTCGTGCCTATAGCTGACGTGTGTTTCCAGCGATA TCCTCAAACGTTAAGAGTCCTCTTTCCTGACCCACATCCTCCAGAATGGAATGCATTAGACATGACGCACGAGTTTGAACTGATTGAGCTAGAGGAAAAGCTTCCAGAATTTGATGGCGTTAAGACAGCTTTTTTCGCCACGTTagatcagaaaatttttaatatttgcaacATTTATCGCATTCAGAATCTGGCGCTTTGGAATGAGTTCAACAT GAAAAAGGTAAATCTAGAAAAAACTCATGCAAAGAAAGCTGGGAGACTTGAGGAAAGACGCCTTTTTCATGGTACCGATTCTTACGACACCTGTTTTGGGATATGCACGAACAACTTCGATTTCCGTTTAAGCGGCAAAAATGCAACCGTGTTCGGGAAGGGCTCTTATTTTGCTGTTTCAGCTAAATATAGTCACAACTACACAAAAGGTCCTATTCATTTGATGTTTCAAGCCCGGGTCCTGATAGGAAGCTTCGCAAAAGGAAGAGAAGATATGACCTGTCCTCCCATTATCAAGGGAGCAGGCCACAGACGATACGATTCATGTGTTGATAATACTACTTGTCCATCAATATTTGTTATCTTCGACAGAAATCAATGTTATCCGGAATATCTGATTGCTTATAAGGACAACTGCAGCATGTGTGAAGAGAATCGTAAAAACAGTAATAAACGCACACCTATTGGTTTTGGGTACAACCAAAAGTCGTacatatga